Part of the Armatimonadota bacterium genome is shown below.
ACTACCCTGATCCTAGGTGAAAAGCACGAGGTCGTCAAGGTTCTTGTTGACGACCCCGCCCCTACTGGCTGGAATACCCGCCGGAAGCCCGCTTCAGCCTCTATCCGAACTTATGTCTGAATCGTAGAGACAGGACCGGGTCACCATCCCAGCGCCCGGACCCAGTATACACCAGTCCCATTGACCGCGATGCCAGCGGCCAGCAGGGCCAAGTCCACCGCCAGAGGGCCGCTGCGCAGGGCGCCAGCTAGCAGCACCAGCACCGGCACCCACCAGTCCAGACTATACCGGTACCCGTACTGCACCCAGCCCACCGAGAAGAAGAACAGCATCGGCACCAGCATGCTGAGGATCACGGCGGCCCAGGGGAGCCATGCCCTGCGGTCTGCCCGGGTGAACAGCAACCGGACGACCACCGGGCTCGTGATCCAGAGCGCCATCCCGTGAGGCGAGGGCCGTAGGTACGGCGGGTCGGGAATCAGATCAGGCAGGCGCAGAAACATGGCGGCAAGGTGCTCGGGCACGTAGCGAACGTTGAAGAATCCCCACCGGGCCACGGCATCCGCGCTGGCCGAGGCCATTGACAGCAATCCGTATCCCGACTGCAGGGGGTCTCCAAAGCGCAGCGCGTTGTAGGTCAGGTAGACCGCCATGCCCGCTGCACTGGCCAGCGCGAACGGCACCAGCGCCCGCAGCGTCCGGTGGCGCAGCCAGAGGATCGCTGCCACGGCCGGCACAGCCGGCAGCACGCTCAGGCGGGTCAGCCACGCCGCAGCCAGCACCGCCCCCACCACCGCGGGCCTGGCCCCACCGGCCATCTCCCAGACCAACACCGCCATTGCCAGGACCACCACCACCTGGGCGAAGAACCAAGTGGTGCCGATCGCCACAGCCGGCCACAGGACGCTGCCGAAGGAGAGGGCGGCGGCGCAGAACAGGCGCACCGCCAGTGGGAAACCCATGCGGCGCAGCGCGGCCACAAGCACGGCCGCGGCCGCCCCCGCCAGGACCTGCCCGACCCGGCCCTGGTCGGCACCCTCTCCCTGCAGCGCCACGACGGGCATCAGCAGGACGGCCGGTACCGGCGGAAACGGCGCGTACACCCGGTCTCCGATGCGGATGACGTCGTGGTAGTGGGCCGGCAGTCCCCGGAGATCCACACGACCCTGCAGGAACGCCGATGCCATGTACACGTAGTGGCGGTACGCCGTGTTCGTACGGGGCGTCACCATGACGTAGATCACCAGCGCCACCGCGAAGACCACCGCCGGTTCGAGCAGGGACCGTCTCAAGGCACGATCCACCCAAGACGCCAGAAGACTACCCCCCAAGCGTTCACAATAACGCCGGCCACCATCAGGGCCTTTGCCAGCAACGACGGCCGTCCGCGCATGCCCCAGATGGTCAGCACGAACAACAACGGGTAGAAGTCCGTGGCCAGGCGGTAGCCGAACTGGGTGGTGCCGGTTGCCCCAAACGACATCACAACCATGCTCACCAGAAGGATCGAGACCCAGGCGGCCAGTGCCTCCGCGCGCAGTGGCGCGCGCAGGGCATAGACGAACGCGGGGGTCGTCACCCAGATCGCGAGCCCGGTCCAGGGCACGAGCGCGAACGGAGGGTGCGGCACGAGCACCGGCCGGTCGAGAAACATGATGTGCAGGTGCCTGGGAATGTAAGAGATGTGGAACAGCCCGCGTGAGAACCACGGCTCGTCGAGGATCCCAGGTCGCACGGCATTGGCCACGTCGGCGACGGTGCCGAACCGCAGGTAGTTGTAGGCGCTGTTGAGCAGCACCGCGGCCGCGATCGGACCGGCCAGTCGGATCAGGTAGCTCAGGTCAACCCGCCGCCAGCCCCCGAGGCCGCCCGGCCACCAGGCGGCACGCGTGGCTGCCAGGAAGAACGGCAGCGTGAGCACGGTCGGCAGGTGCGACAGGTAGGCCACCGCGATTCCGGCACCGATGATTGTCGGCCGCCGCGCACCGAACGTCTCCACCAGCGACAAACTCAGTCCTGCCACAGCCACGACGTGCGCGAAGTACCACGTGCTGCCCACGGCGCTCAGGAACCAGATGATCGTGCCGAAGGCGCCCATCGCTCCGAACCAGAGATAGTCGCGCGGCTTCGGGGTCAGGCGGGACGCCAGCAGCACCATCAGCCCTGCGGCGAACGCGCCCGTCAACCAACTGGCCAGCGACTGACTTGCCCTCAGCCCCCAGACGGCCACATACGGCAGCAGCAGAATCGCCGGGCCCGGCGGCGGTATGACATAGAACCGGCCGTCGTATTGCGTCATCTCGAGGTAGCGCGGAGGGCGATCGAGGTCGAGGCGGCCGTTCAGAAAGGCGTCCGCCAGCAGCACGTAATGATTGAAGGGCGTCTGGCCGCCGTAAGAGAGCGCGTAGACCGAGAACGCCAGCACCGCCATCGCCACCGCCCAGAACGCCGGGTGCCGGAGGAGTGTCCTCATCGGCAATGGGTTTGCGATGCGGGGATTAGAGCCCATTGTGTGGAATCACTCTTCGATGACCGCTGACAATCCTCCCCCCGCCCCCGCCGCCGTAACGCACGCCGACCGGGACTACCGGCGCTGGTGGAACCTGGCGGCGGCTGCGCTGCTGCTTCGCTTCCTCATCATGCCCTACGGCGGCTTCCCGGTGGACATCGGAACGTTCAGGGCATGGGCGGTTGGCCTGGCCGAGAAGGGCCCTGCCGCGTTCTACGGCGCGGGGTTCGCCGACTACCTCCCGGGATACCTCTACGTGCTCTGGGTAATCGGGGAGATAAACCAGGTCGTCCGGCTCAGCGACCAGGCCTTCGTGTTCGCCCTCAAGCTGCCCGCGGCAGTATGCGATGTCGCCGCGGCCTGGGTTGTCTTCGCCCTCACGCGGAGGATGGGTTCGGGCTGGGCCCTGACCCTCTCGGCTTCGTACCTGTTCAATCCGGGGATCGTCTTCAACAGCGCATACTGGGGGCAGGCCGACGCGGTCGGAGCCCTGTTAGCCCTCTCCGGCGTCGCGCTGCTGGGCGCCGCGTCGCCGCTGCTCCCGGCGGCACTGCTCACGATCGGGGCGTTGATCAAGCCCCAGACCGCTCCGGTGGCGATCCCGGCCGGCCTCTACCTGGTGCGGATGCTCGCGCGTCCGGTCCACGGCCCTCCCCGCTGGGATCTGCTGATGGGCGCGGCCGCCGTAGCCGCGGCTGCTCTGGTGCTCATCGTCCTGCCCTTCGGCCTGAGCCCGCTCGGTCTGATCGGCGTCCTGCGAGTCTCGCTCGGCGTCTATCCCTACAGCAGCGTCGTCGCCTTCAACTTCTGGGGGGCGGCTCAGGGATTCTGGGTCGGAGACGGTGTACAGTGGCTGGGGATCCCGCTGTACCTGCTTGGAGCAACCGCTGCGACCGCCGCCCTGGTGGTTGTTGCGGTTGGAGCCCTGCGCCGCCCGACGCTTCGTGGGACGGTGCTGGCCTGCTCGGTGGCGCTGCTGGCGACCTTCGTGCTCCCGACCAGGATACACGAGCGCTACCTGCTCCCGGCCATCCCGTTCTTCGCGGCGGCCGCGGCGGCCGACCGGCGGATGCTCGGGGTCTACGCGGCTCTCTCGGTGGTGTTCGCGCTCAACCTGCTCTTCGCGTACACGCGCCCGTACGTCCAGACCTTCGCGCTGCCGGCCTGGCTGGAATCCACGGTATTCTCACCCATCGGTACCCGCGCGCTCAGCGTGGCCGCGGTCCTGGCCTTTCTGGTCGCGCTGTGGGTCCTCTTCACTCCGGCCCGCGGGCCGATCAGCGAAGAACACCGCGGCGTCAAGGACTAGGGCAGGAGATCCGCAACCGCGATCGTGTGATCTGGGCGCGCGAGCGGCGCAACCTGCTCGGCGACGCCCAGCCGCAGGGTGGCGCGGTATTCGCCGCGCCCCTCGCCGATCGGTGCAGGATCCCGCAGGATCTCAAGCGTTCGGTCAACAAGGTTGAGCACCCAGTACTCCGGGATTCCTGCATCGGCATACAACTGCGCCTTGCGCGTCCGGTCGAACTCCAGCGTCGTCCCGGCAACCTCGGCGACCAGCACCGCCGTCGTGGGATGCTGGTCGCGGTATTCCCTGGGATCTCCTGGAACAACCGCGACATCGGGTTCAGGCTCAGAGAACACGCCCACCGCCAGGGGAAGCTGCGCGCGCACCACGTAGCCCGCGGGGAAAGCGGTCCGCAGAGCATCGAGCAGGAGCGTCACCGCCGTCGCATGCCCGGGTCCCTGGGGCGCCATTTCGACGATCTCTCCCTCAATGAGCTGCACCCGGTCGTCGGGGCCCAGCGCGCCGAGGGCTACAAGCCGGTCGTACTCCTTCCGCGCCCACCGCTTGAGTTGCACGCTCACGGTTCCCACCTCGGCCCAATCATACCATCGGACAGACCCACGGAGCTTTCAGCCTATATCCACGACCCGAACCACATCAATCGCATCATCCGTTCGTTGGTCATCGGCACAGCCGACAGCACGGGATAGTACGCCACGAACCACCCAACCGCCAGGGCGACGAACAGCCACACGACGACCCCTCCCACCCTGGCACGCACGCGCGCCATCACCGCGGCCAGGCCCATGATCAGGAACGGCAGCGACGGCATGAAGTGATAGAGGAACAGCGCCCGGCTGATGAAGGCGTACTGCAGATAAGAGATCGCAAAACCGGCCAGCAGGAAGGTCTCGGGCATCGCGCGGGTGCGCACGGCGCGCCAGGCGACCAGGCAGAACGCCGGAAGGCTCGCCCACCAGACGATCGGGTTTCCGATGGCCAGGATACCGCGCTGGATCTGCGGCGCGGCCTCGTAGTACTCGTACCAGATCGGCCGGATCAGCACCGGCCAGGACCACCAGTTCGACTGGTAGGGATGGGGCTCGGTGAGACTCGCGTGGAACTCGTACATGGAGACCTGATGCGCGACCCACTCGCGGACGCTGTGACCCAGCATGAAGTACGGGATGTAGGTCACCAGGTAGACCGCCACCGGCACAAGGACGAACGCGGCGGCGATGTGGCGGATGTCCCCGCGCGGCAGCGCGATCCTGCCCCACCCGCGGAGCAGCGCCAGCGTCACCGGGATCGTCGAGAGGGGCACGACCGTGGTCCACTTGGTGGCGATCGCGCAGCCCGCGGCCGCGCCGGCAAGATAGAGCCAGCGTACCTCACCGCCTGAGGGCTCCTCCGGACGGTCCAGGCGGCCCCGCAGATACCGCCAGAACGCGGCATACGAGCCGAACAGGAACAGGGTCAGGAAGATGTCGGGCTTTGCGATCCGGCTCTCGACAAAGATGAGGCCGTCGGTGGCGACAAGCAGCGCGCTGAAGGCGGCGATGAACCGGTCCCTGAACAGTATGGCGGCGAGGGCGTAGATCACAGCCACCAGGAGCGTGCCGGCGACCGCGCTGGCCACACGCCAGCCGACTGCGCGATCTCCGGCCAGCCGGATTCCCCCGGCGATGATCAGCTTCGACAGCGGCGGGTGGGTGCGCTCCTCGGTGACCTCAGCACCGGAGAGGATCTGCTGCGCTGCCTTCGCATAGTAGATCTCGTCGAAGATCATGTGCGCAGGCGTCTCAAGGCGCGGCAGGCGTACAAGGGCCGCGAAAAGGACAATCCCAAGCAACAGCCACAGGGCCGCGCGCCTGGACTCCGCCGGACCAGGGGCTGTGCCGGACGCCGGAGCGCCGGCAGGAGCTGGCCCGGGGATCTCAGCGGGAAGGGCCATGCCCCTTCCTCAGGCGGGCGCCGAGCGCGTCCAGGTGGCGCCGGGCTTCTGCCAGCACCTCTGCGCCCGGCTCCTCCTGGCCGTAGACGGACGCCTCGACCAGGGCCGAGAGCCGGGCGACCTCAGGCATCGGACCCGAGGCCTCAACCCGCTGCCGGAACTCTTCCACGGTCTCCGAGGGCGCGCGGCGCCATCCCCGTCGGGCGAGCATCGCGCACATCCGGCGGTAGATCTCGCCGAGGCCCCCGCCGGGCATCTCGGAGGCCTGCCTCGATCCCACAATCAGCCGCGTTCCTGCCACCGCCAGCACCCCTGCCAGCGCGATCCCGGCCCACAGCGCGCCCTGCGCCAGGACGGATGCCGCCTCCAGCACGCGCGCCGCGGCCGGCGAACGGGCAGCCAGCGCCTGGAGCCGCGCGCGCAGCAACTCGGCCACATCCTGCCAGACCCAGCGCCGCAGCGCCGGCGCACCCAGGGTGGCCGTATCCGGGAACCCCGGCGTCGGCTCGAACTCCACCCATCCCACCCCGGGGAAGAACACCTCCACCCAGGCATGGGCATCGCTGTTGCGGACCTCGTACAGCCCGGTAAGCGGGTTGAGCGTCCCTGGCGCGTATCCGGTTACCAGCCGGGCCGGGATCTCCGCTGCCCGCAGCAGCACGACCATCGCGCTCGCAAACTGCTCGCAGTAGCCCCGCCGCTCCTCGAACAGGAAGTAGTCCACCGCGTCGCCGGGTCGCCGCTGTGGGGGGATGGTCAGATCGTACCGGTACTCGGCCCACAGGTGGCGGTTCACGGAGGCGACCCGGTCGTAGGCCGTGGGCTGATCGGCAACGAGCCGCAGAGCCAGGTCGCGCACCCGTCCCGGGATCTGCGGCAGTGCCAGGTAGCGCGCCCGTAGGTCCGCGGGTATCTCGCCCTGGGCACCGCGCAGACGCCCGGGGTCTGGGATCAGCGCGCGCGATACCACTGAGTACACCGTGCCGGGCGGGAGCGTGGACGACAACCTGATCGCGCCGTACCGGTCGAGGTAGACCCGGGCAGTGGACAGGTAGAGGCTCTCCGCCACCGGCGCGGCGAAGACCACGTTGGGCTGCTCCGCCTCAATGAAGAACGACTGTGTGACCCGGATTGGCCGCACGCCGTAGCGAAGGATCTCATCCTGCCTGTGGGCCAGGCTGATCGGCGGGAACCTGCCCTCGGCCTCATATACACGGTTGTCGCTGATCTTCCAACCGGAGCCGGTGTACGTGTCGAATACCAGCGCCCGCCAGTTGAACTGATGGGTGGACCGCACGCGCATGACCACGGTCTCGTCAAGCCGGCCGCGCATGCGCAGGTCCACCGTTGTGCCGAAGCCAAAGTACCCGCGCGGGTTCCACAGGCTCTGCGACGCGCCGTCATCGCCCCCGCCCGGGTAGGCCGGGTTGAAGATCCGGCCGGCGAAGAAATCCAGCAGCAGGCGCTGGGGCGAGAACGGCAGCGTGACCAGACGTACGCCTTCGTAGCGCGGGGTGAGCGTGAAGACCACACCGGCCACCAGCAGCACCATGATCAGAAGGTGGTTCGCCGCCGGCATCATGCCCTGGAGTCGCGGACCGGCAGCCGGACCCGAAATCCCGCGCGTCGGCCAGCCCGCCGCGGCCCCGGTAGCGATGCCGGGGGCTCTGCCCGGGGGTACAGCGGCCTCCACAGCGGCCTGCCAGGAGTTGTGCACCAGCACATGGACCGCAGCCAGGGCATACGGCACAAGGTAGAGCAGGTAGGTCATGTCCCGGCCGAACGCCGCGGCCACCGCCATCAGGATCACCGACGAGAGCAGGCTGAACAGCAGATCGCGCCTCGCCGGCACATCGAACGAGTGTAGCGTCTGCAGCCAGAGCAGAAGCACGGTGAGCGGCACGCTCGTGTGGAAGGGGTTGGAATAGACGTCGCGCAGGAACTGCCAGCCCACCTGCAGGCACAGCGCGGCCAGAATCAGCTTGACCCACCAGTTGCGCTTCCCGCGGCGCCAGTAGGAGAACATGAACCCGGCGGCGACCAGGGTCGGGACTATCAGACGGTGCTCCAGGAAGTCGTCGTGGGCGGTCACCGCCATGATGCTGACGACCACCGAGGCCAGGGTCCACAACCGGAGCGGCACCGAGTGCTCCGGCGCACCGGTGGCCACGAGGCGGCGCCAACCTACCACGCCTGCACCGTCCCATCCTCCATGTAGACGAGGCCTGATGCGGTTCCGACTCCGGCAGAGGCGCCGGCCACCCGGACCGCGGGGAGTACCGGCGTCACGCCCTCGGGCCACGATCCGCCGGCAGGCCGCGATCCGCCGGGCCACGATTCGCCGAGCCACGCCTCGCTCCCGGTGTTCGCTGCCACCACTATCAGGTGGCGGCCGGACGCGGCCAGTTTCGGGAGCACTTCTGCTACCGGCGGCGAGCAGGGAGTCACGCCGGCCAGCCAGTCCATGGCCGGCTCGCGGCCGCGGTGCTGGACTACCCCCTCCTCCCATCCGGTCAGCACAACGTCCGCTTCGCGGTCGAGCGCCGCCTGGAACAGCGAAGCCGCGGCGCGCACGACGGCATCCAGTTGCTCAGGACTCTGCCGGCTATCGAGGTCAACGACGATCGCGGCGCCAGGCGTGACCGGCCGCTCGAACTCACGCACAACCAGGGCCCCGCGCCGTGCCGAGGATCTCCAGTGGATGTGGGCAGGATTGTCACCCCACCTGTAGTCCCGTACGCCGTAGAGGTCCTCGGCCTGCCGCGTACGAGCGCCCGAGGACCCGCCTTCCAGCACCGGGATCAGGTGTGCCATCACCCCTGAGGGCACCGGTCGGGTCCGCGGCCAGATCGTGACCCCTCCGTTTGCCGGGAACTTGCGGCTCGCCGCGAACAGGCCCAGCGGCCCCCGGGACGCCACCGTCACCGGCTCGAGCGCAAACCGGCCGCGGACGGGCGGCACAACGGTCAGGCTGATCGTGGCCCGGACGCCGGGGACCGCGTGCGGCACCAGAGCCCGCGCCCGGGCGCCCGACCATCCACACTCAACAACGAAGAACCGGCCCCCCCGGGGGGATTCCAGCGTGATCTCAACCGGCAGGGGAACGCCCTCCACCCCTCGGGCCGGCGCCTGCTGCTCCACGCGCAGCCGGCGCAGCGGCACGTGCGCCGTGGCCGCGCCTACGAAGAGCAGCGAGACCAGCAGCGCGTCGAGAACGAAGAGCAGCCCGGAGGCCAGGTTGGTCGCGAGCAGAAAGACCGCGCCCGCAAGCAGCAGCGCGGAGGTGCCCTCACGCGTTGGCACGGGGCGCCTCGAAGACCGGCACCTGGGTCTGAGCCAGGATCTCCGCGATCACCGCGTCAGCCGAGGACGCCGGGCCGGCCAGCGACCGAAGGACCATCCGGTGGGCCATTATCGGGACCGCCAACGCCTTCACATCGTCGGGGGTAACGAACGCCCGACCGACCAGCGCGGCCCGCGCCTGCGCGGCGCGCACCAGGGCCAGGCCGCCGCGAGGGCTGCATCCGAGCGCAACCGAAGGGTGGTCTCGGGTTGCGCCGGTGACCGCCAGCACGTACTCGCGCACCGCAGGGCTGACCAGGATCGCCGCAGCGGACTCCTGCAGGGCCAGCACCTCGGAAGGCACCAGCACCGGCGTGACCGCCTCTATTGGGTGATGCCCGGCATGGCCGGCCAGCATCGCGCGCTCGGCCTCCAGCGGAGGGTATCCCAGCGACGTGGCCATGGCGAAGCGGTCGAGCTGGCCCTCCGGCAGAGGGTAGGTTCCATGATGCTCGGTCGGATTGAGCGTTGCGATCAGGAAGAAAGGGTGCGGCAGCCGCCGCGCCTGGCCGTCGGCCGTGACCTGCCCCTCATCCATCGGCTCCAGGAATGACGACTGCGTGCGCGGCGTGGCGCGGTTCAGCTCATCCACCAGGACCACGTTTGCGAAGATCGGGCCGGGCACGAACCGGGTCTCAAATGTGCGGGGATCAATGATCGAAGTGCCGAGCACGTCCGAGGGCAGCAGGTCGGGAGTGCACTGGATGCGCGTGAACTCCCCGCCGATCGAGCGGGCCAGGGCCCGGGCCAGCATCGTCTTGCCCACGCCGGGCACGTCGCGCAGCAGCACGTGCCCGCGGGAGAGCAGGACCACCAGCACCAGGTCAATGACCGCGTCCTTGCCCAGGATGACGCGGCCGATGCTCTCGCGCAGCCGGGCGATCTGGTCAGCGAGCATCGGGAGACGCTCCGTCGTGTGTCAACGCGCACCTCACCGCTGGCGCCAGGTCCACAGATTGTGCACCACGAAGTTCAGCAACCCGCCGAGGCCGATGGCGATGAGGTTAGCGACCATAGGTATCAGCCCGACGCGTGTCAGCCCCCAGAGGAATCCCAGGTAGACCAGGTAGCCCAGCCAGGTGGCCATATAGTACTTGCCCATCCGCTGCAAGAAGGAGGACAGGCTCCCTTCCTTGCGGTCGGCCCAGGTGTAGACATTGTTCAGGAGGAAGTTGGTGAACGTCGAGACCAAACCGGCCACAATGCCCGCCCGCATGAAGTGAACGCCTACCGGATGCGTGAGCAGCCAGAACACGACCATGTTGACCACCACGCCGCTGGCGCCCACGAGCAGGAACTTCCACAGCCTCGAATCCGCCGGGCTGGCCGTGACGAGAACCGCGATGTGGCGAAACAGGTCGAGCCCCTGCCGGAGCGTCGCCTTGGTCTGTCCTGCGCAGCGCGCCTCGAAGATGTAGGGCACCTCGGCCACGCGCCGGTACCGGCCGCGCGCCAGGATCTCCAGCAGGATCTTGAACCCCACCGGCCGGAGCGCCACTCCCTCCACCACGCCCCGGCGCACCACGAAGCAGCCCGAGAGCGGGTCGGTGCTGCGTCGTGCTGCCCCGAGCAGCGCCCAGGCGAGTAGCCGGGTGACCTGCGAAACCAGCCGCCGCCACGGCGACAGCCCAGGCCTGCCCGCGCCGGGCAGGTAGCGCGAGGCCACGGCCAGGTCGGCGCGCTCCTCCTCCAGGCGTCGCATCAGGGCCGCCAGCACCTCGGGTGGGTGCTGCAGATCGGCGTCCAGCACCCCGATCACCTCGCCGCGGCCGAAGCGAAGCCCGGCCACAACCGCACCGGCCAGGCCGTCTCCCTGCTCGCGGTGGTGCACCGTGATCCTGGGGTCCAACCGCGCTACCTCGGCCAGCACCGTGTCCGTCCCGTCGGTGCTGTCGTCCACGAAGACCAGTTCATGGTCAAGGGATCCCAGCGCAGCCCGCAGCGCGTCCAGCAGGCGTGGGATGTTCTCCCTCTCGTTGCGGGTGGGAATGACAACCGACAGGTCTGGGGGTTGGGGGGTCATCATTGTGACAGCAGGGCCGCAAGCTTGAGCAATGCTTCCTGCACAGTCTCACCCGGAAGCGTACAGATCCACATCGCTTCCCGGGCCTTCCAGTCCAGGCTCTTCGCCTGGTCGGAGAGGATCACACCTTGGATTGGAAGCCCCTTAGGGATCTGCACCTCGAACGGGTACCCCTTCACTTGGCTGGTGATGGGGCACAGGATGGCCAGGCCAACCTTGCCATTGTACACGCCCGGTGACATCACCAGCGCCAGCCGCCGCCCCGCCTGCTCACGCCCCGTCTTCGGATTCATGGAGACCCAGACCACGTCTCCTCGATCCGGTACCCTGGCCATGGCCTACCAGGCCTCGTTCCCTTGCGAAGGGCCGGTATCCACTTCGCGATGCAGGTTGGTCTTCCGGACGCCGCGCAGGAGTTCATCCAAGATGACCGGAGTTGCGAAAGCCGGCTCAACTATGAGCTTCCCCCGATGCAGCCGGAGCACAACGGGAGAGTCATCCTCCAAGCCAACTTCAACCGCAAACGTCTTGGGGATGCGCACCGCAAGGCTGTTGCCCCATCGCTGAACCCGCGTCTTCATTGGGTCCTCCTTCAACGGGCTATACAATGAGTATACCACGCGTGCGGTTCATGAATTAGCCATCCGCCCATCACGCCTCATCGCGACGCGCGACCCCGATGGCCGCGGCCAGCCCTCGGGCGAACTCGTCTAGGTCGCCCGTCGGCAGACGTCCGAGCCTGCGGCGGATGACTTGCCGGGAGATCGTCGTGGTCTTGGCCCGTACTACCGACGGATGAAGCAGCCCCGACGCCTCCCATCCCTGCACCAGATGGTCTCCAGGCCTTCGAGGTGCCTCGATGCGGCTCG
Proteins encoded:
- a CDS encoding DUF58 domain-containing protein: MPTREGTSALLLAGAVFLLATNLASGLLFVLDALLVSLLFVGAATAHVPLRRLRVEQQAPARGVEGVPLPVEITLESPRGGRFFVVECGWSGARARALVPHAVPGVRATISLTVVPPVRGRFALEPVTVASRGPLGLFAASRKFPANGGVTIWPRTRPVPSGVMAHLIPVLEGGSSGARTRQAEDLYGVRDYRWGDNPAHIHWRSSARRGALVVREFERPVTPGAAIVVDLDSRQSPEQLDAVVRAAASLFQAALDREADVVLTGWEEGVVQHRGREPAMDWLAGVTPCSPPVAEVLPKLAASGRHLIVVAANTGSEAWLGESWPGGSRPAGGSWPEGVTPVLPAVRVAGASAGVGTASGLVYMEDGTVQAW
- a CDS encoding phospholipid carrier-dependent glycosyltransferase codes for the protein MALPAEIPGPAPAGAPASGTAPGPAESRRAALWLLLGIVLFAALVRLPRLETPAHMIFDEIYYAKAAQQILSGAEVTEERTHPPLSKLIIAGGIRLAGDRAVGWRVASAVAGTLLVAVIYALAAILFRDRFIAAFSALLVATDGLIFVESRIAKPDIFLTLFLFGSYAAFWRYLRGRLDRPEEPSGGEVRWLYLAGAAAGCAIATKWTTVVPLSTIPVTLALLRGWGRIALPRGDIRHIAAAFVLVPVAVYLVTYIPYFMLGHSVREWVAHQVSMYEFHASLTEPHPYQSNWWSWPVLIRPIWYEYYEAAPQIQRGILAIGNPIVWWASLPAFCLVAWRAVRTRAMPETFLLAGFAISYLQYAFISRALFLYHFMPSLPFLIMGLAAVMARVRARVGGVVVWLFVALAVGWFVAYYPVLSAVPMTNERMMRLMWFGSWI
- a CDS encoding MoxR family ATPase, producing MLADQIARLRESIGRVILGKDAVIDLVLVVLLSRGHVLLRDVPGVGKTMLARALARSIGGEFTRIQCTPDLLPSDVLGTSIIDPRTFETRFVPGPIFANVVLVDELNRATPRTQSSFLEPMDEGQVTADGQARRLPHPFFLIATLNPTEHHGTYPLPEGQLDRFAMATSLGYPPLEAERAMLAGHAGHHPIEAVTPVLVPSEVLALQESAAAILVSPAVREYVLAVTGATRDHPSVALGCSPRGGLALVRAAQARAALVGRAFVTPDDVKALAVPIMAHRMVLRSLAGPASSADAVIAEILAQTQVPVFEAPRANA
- a CDS encoding mRNA-degrading endonuclease; amino-acid sequence: MARVPDRGDVVWVSMNPKTGREQAGRRLALVMSPGVYNGKVGLAILCPITSQVKGYPFEVQIPKGLPIQGVILSDQAKSLDWKAREAMWICTLPGETVQEALLKLAALLSQ
- a CDS encoding glycosyltransferase, coding for MMTPQPPDLSVVIPTRNERENIPRLLDALRAALGSLDHELVFVDDSTDGTDTVLAEVARLDPRITVHHREQGDGLAGAVVAGLRFGRGEVIGVLDADLQHPPEVLAALMRRLEEERADLAVASRYLPGAGRPGLSPWRRLVSQVTRLLAWALLGAARRSTDPLSGCFVVRRGVVEGVALRPVGFKILLEILARGRYRRVAEVPYIFEARCAGQTKATLRQGLDLFRHIAVLVTASPADSRLWKFLLVGASGVVVNMVVFWLLTHPVGVHFMRAGIVAGLVSTFTNFLLNNVYTWADRKEGSLSSFLQRMGKYYMATWLGYLVYLGFLWGLTRVGLIPMVANLIAIGLGGLLNFVVHNLWTWRQR
- a CDS encoding Uma2 family endonuclease — protein: MGTVSVQLKRWARKEYDRLVALGALGPDDRVQLIEGEIVEMAPQGPGHATAVTLLLDALRTAFPAGYVVRAQLPLAVGVFSEPEPDVAVVPGDPREYRDQHPTTAVLVAEVAGTTLEFDRTRKAQLYADAGIPEYWVLNLVDRTLEILRDPAPIGEGRGEYRATLRLGVAEQVAPLARPDHTIAVADLLP
- a CDS encoding DUF3488 domain-containing protein — translated: MGGGGSPAPRPRAGHGLAGRRDSLLAAGSRSAPETGRVRPPPDSGGSEHRERGVARRIVARRIAACRRIVARGRDAGTPRGPGGRRLCRSRNRIRPRLHGGWDGAGVVGWRRLVATGAPEHSVPLRLWTLASVVVSIMAVTAHDDFLEHRLIVPTLVAAGFMFSYWRRGKRNWWVKLILAALCLQVGWQFLRDVYSNPFHTSVPLTVLLLWLQTLHSFDVPARRDLLFSLLSSVILMAVAAAFGRDMTYLLYLVPYALAAVHVLVHNSWQAAVEAAVPPGRAPGIATGAAAGWPTRGISGPAAGPRLQGMMPAANHLLIMVLLVAGVVFTLTPRYEGVRLVTLPFSPQRLLLDFFAGRIFNPAYPGGGDDGASQSLWNPRGYFGFGTTVDLRMRGRLDETVVMRVRSTHQFNWRALVFDTYTGSGWKISDNRVYEAEGRFPPISLAHRQDEILRYGVRPIRVTQSFFIEAEQPNVVFAAPVAESLYLSTARVYLDRYGAIRLSSTLPPGTVYSVVSRALIPDPGRLRGAQGEIPADLRARYLALPQIPGRVRDLALRLVADQPTAYDRVASVNRHLWAEYRYDLTIPPQRRPGDAVDYFLFEERRGYCEQFASAMVVLLRAAEIPARLVTGYAPGTLNPLTGLYEVRNSDAHAWVEVFFPGVGWVEFEPTPGFPDTATLGAPALRRWVWQDVAELLRARLQALAARSPAAARVLEAASVLAQGALWAGIALAGVLAVAGTRLIVGSRQASEMPGGGLGEIYRRMCAMLARRGWRRAPSETVEEFRQRVEASGPMPEVARLSALVEASVYGQEEPGAEVLAEARRHLDALGARLRKGHGPSR
- a CDS encoding AbrB/MazE/SpoVT family DNA-binding domain-containing protein encodes the protein MKTRVQRWGNSLAVRIPKTFAVEVGLEDDSPVVLRLHRGKLIVEPAFATPVILDELLRGVRKTNLHREVDTGPSQGNEAW